The Globicephala melas chromosome 20, mGloMel1.2, whole genome shotgun sequence genome contains a region encoding:
- the CAVIN1 gene encoding caveolae-associated protein 1, which translates to MEDTQLHIIEQPLPGYPDAGDQGSSTMGAPAAEEPSGAGSEELIKSDQVNGVMVLSLLDKIIGAVDQIQLTQAQLEERQAEMEGAVQSIQGELSKLGKAHATTSNTVSKLLEKVRKVSVNVKTVRGSLERQAGQIKKLEVNEAELLRRRNFKVMIYQDEVKLPAKVSIGKSLKESEALPEKEGDELAEGERPEDDAAVLELSSDEAVEVEEVIEESRAERIKRSGLRRVDDFKKAFSKEKMEKTKVRTRENLERTRLKTKENLEKTRHTLEKRMNKLGTRLVPAERREKLKTSRDKLRKSFTPDHVVYARSKTAVYRVPPFTFHVKKIREGEVEVLKATEMVEVGADEEEGGAERGEAANLLRGSSPDVHTLLEITEESDAVLVDKSDSD; encoded by the exons ATGGAGGACACCCAGCTCCACATCATCGAGCAGCCGCTTCCCGGGTACCCCGACGCCGGGGACCAGGGGTCCTCCACCATGGGGGCTCCGGCGGCGGAGGAGCCGTCGGGGGCCGGCTCTGAGGAGCTGATCAAATCCGACCAGGTGAACGGCGTGATGGTACTGAGCCTTCTGGACAAAATCATTGGCGCCGTCGACCAGATCCAGCTGACCCAAGCCCAGCTGGAGGAGCGGCAAGCGGAGATGGAGGGCGCCGTGCAGAGCATACAGGGGGAGTTAAGCAAGCTGGGCAAGGCACACGCTACCACCAGCAACACCGTGAGCAAGTTGCTAGAGAAGGTGCGCAAGGTCAGCGTCAACGTGAAGACCGTGCGCGGCAGCCTGGAACGCCAGGCCGGCCAGATCAAGAAGCTGGAGGTCAACGAGGCCGAGCTGCTGCGGCGCCGCAACTTTAAAGTCATGATCTACCAG GATGAAGTGAAACTGCCGGCCAAAGTGAGCATCGGCAAGTCGCTGAAAGAGTCGGAGGCGCTGCCCGAGAAGGAAGGCGACGAGCTGGCCGAGGGCGAGCGGCCCGAGGACGACGCGGCGGTGCTCGAGCTGTCCTCGGACGAGgcggtggaggtggaggaggtcATCGAGGAGTCGCGCGCCGAGCGTATCAAGCGCAGCGGCCTGCGGCGCGTGGACGACTTCAAGAAGGCCTTCTCCAAGGAGAAGATGGAGAAGACCAAGGTGCGCACCCGCGAGAACCTGGAGAGGACCCGCCTCAAGACCAAGGAGAACCTGGAGAAGACGCGGCACACTCTGGAGAAGCGCATGAACAAGCTGGGCACGCGCCTCGTCCCCGCCGAACGGCGGGAGAAGCTCAAGACCTCGCGAGACAAGCTGCGGAAGTCCTTCACGCCCGATCACGTGGTCTACGCGCGCTCCAAGACGGCGGTCTACAGGGTGCCACCATTTACCTTCCACGTCAAGAAGATCCGCGAGGGCGAGGTAGAGGTGCTGAAGGCCACCGAGATGGTGGAGGTAGGCGCCGACGAAGAGGAGGGCGGCGCGGAGCGCGGCGAGGCGGCCAACCTGCTGCGCGGGAGCAGCCCCGACGTGCACACGCTGCTGGAGATCACCGAGGAGTCGGACGCCGTGCTGGTGGACAAGAGCGACAGCGACTGA